The following are from one region of the Quercus robur chromosome 1, dhQueRobu3.1, whole genome shotgun sequence genome:
- the LOC126688921 gene encoding phosphoinositide phospholipase C 4-like isoform X1, whose protein sequence is MGTYRICMCFKRRYKVKETGPPQEVKEAFKKYTEGGKQMTVEQLTRFLVEFQGESGASTSDAGQIVEQLLQKRYPVGTKYTKKYTLTLDDLHRYLFSPDLNPPIGDQVYQDMTAPLSHYFTYTGHNSYLTGNQINSDCSVVPIVKALKRGVRVVELDMWPSDDTTHGVHVYHGWTLTTPVEIIECLKSIREHAFSASPYPVIITLEDHLTPDLQAKVAQLITQTFEDMLFYPQPERLKEFHSPEELKYRIIISTKPPKEYLKAKSEKGNKPHEENDSDEDAWAKAPSDLTTDQEVDTSGSDSSPDEDNDDCESRPPGVCTYKSLIAIHAGKPKGGLKEALKVELEKVRRLSLSEQALEKASSSHGTDVIRFTQRNILRVYPKGTRLNSSNYNPLIGWMHGAQMVAFNMQGYGKYLWLMHGMFRSNGGCGYVKKPDFLMKLGPDNSVFDPKAKLQVKKTLKVKVYMGDGWHSDFSQRHFDSFSPPDFYTRVGIAGVPADKVMKETRTKQDDWSPVWDEEFIFPLTVPELALLRVEVNEHDISRNDDFAGQNCLPVWELRPGIRAIPLFNRKGEKYNSVRLLMRFEFI, encoded by the exons ATGGGGACGTATAGGATTTGTATGTGTTTTAAGAGAAGATACAAGGTGAAAGAGACAGGTCCACCACAAGAAGTGAAGGAAGCTTTCAAGAAGTACACAGAAGGTGGGAAGCAGATGACGGTGGAGCAGCTGACTCGCTTCTTGGTTGAGTTTCAAGGCGAGAGCGGCGCATCCACCTCGGACGCCGGCCAGATTGTAGAGCAGCTCTTGCAAAAGCGCTACCCTGTTGGCACCAAGTACACCAAGAAATACACTCTCACCCTTGATGATCTTCACCGTTACTTGTTCTCTCCTGACCTTAATCCCCCTATTGGAGATCAG GTTTACCAGGATATGACTGCCCCATTGTCTCATTATTTCACCTATACTGGTCATAATTCATACCTGACTGGTAACCAAATCAATAGCGACTGTAGTGTTGTCCCAATAGTAAAGGCATTGAAGAGAGGTGTAAGAGTAGTGGAGCTTGATATGTGGCCAAGTGATGACACGACTCATGGTGTTCATGTTTACCACGGATG GACCCTGACTACTCCAGTGGAAATTATTGAATGCTTGAAATCCATTAGGGAGCATGCCTTTTCTGCATCACCATACCCTGTCATAATCACTCTTGAAGACCACCTTACCCCAGATCTCCAGGCTAAAGTAGCCCAG ctGATCACGCAAACATTTGAAGATATGTTGTTTTATCCTCAACCTGAACGTTTAAAAGAGTTCCATTCGCCAGAAGAACTGAAATATCGGATTATTATTTCAACCAAACCTCCAAAGGAATACCTGAAAGCTAAAAGTGAAAAGGGAAATAAGCCACATGAAGAAAATGATTCTGATGAAGATGCTTGGGCTAAGGCACCATCAGACCTCACAACTGATCAAGAAGTTGATACG AGTGGTAGTGATTCAAGTCCTGATGAGGATAATGATGACTGTGAATCACGTCCACCAGGAGTATGTACATACAAGAGTCTAATTGCTATTCATGCTGGAAAACCCAAGGGTGGTCTAAAGGAGGCATTAAAAGTTGAACTTGAGAAAGTTAGACGCCTTAGTTTGAGTGAACAAGCACTTGAAAAGGCTTCTTCATCTCATGGAACGGATGTTATTAG ATTTACTCAAAGAAATATCTTAAGGGTGTACCCAAAGGGTACTCGCCTTAACTCCTCCAACTACAACCCGCTAATTGGTTGGATGCATGGAGCTCAAATGGTTGCATTTAATATGCAG GGATATGGTAAATATCTTTGGTTGATGCATGGGATGTTTAGATCCAATGGAGGTTGTGGTTATGTGAAGAAGCctgattttttaatgaaattgggtCCAGATAATTCAGTGTTTGATCCCAAAGCAAAATTGCAAGTGAAGAAGACTTTAAAG GTGAAGGTTTATATGGGAGACGGGTGGCATTCGGATTTTTCACAAAGACACTTTGATTCGTTTTCACCTCCAGATTTTTACACGAGG GTTGGCATAGCAGGAGTGCCAGCCGATAAGGTAATGAAGGAAACAAGGACAAAACAAGATGATTGGTCTCCTGTTTGGGATGAAGAATTTATATTTCCATTGACTGTTCCTGAACTAGCTTTGCTTCGAGTTGAAGTTAATGAGCATGACATTTCTAGGAATGATGATTTTGCTGGCCAAAATTGTTTGCCAGTTTGGGAATTAAGGCCAGGGATCCGTGCAATCCCCCTTTTTAACCGTAAAGGAGAGAAGTACAACTCAGTGAGGCTACTTATGCGATTTGAGTTTATCTGA
- the LOC126688921 gene encoding phosphoinositide phospholipase C 6-like isoform X2, protein MSVYQDMTAPLSHYFTYTGHNSYLTGNQINSDCSVVPIVKALKRGVRVVELDMWPSDDTTHGVHVYHGWTLTTPVEIIECLKSIREHAFSASPYPVIITLEDHLTPDLQAKVAQLITQTFEDMLFYPQPERLKEFHSPEELKYRIIISTKPPKEYLKAKSEKGNKPHEENDSDEDAWAKAPSDLTTDQEVDTSGSDSSPDEDNDDCESRPPGVCTYKSLIAIHAGKPKGGLKEALKVELEKVRRLSLSEQALEKASSSHGTDVIRFTQRNILRVYPKGTRLNSSNYNPLIGWMHGAQMVAFNMQGYGKYLWLMHGMFRSNGGCGYVKKPDFLMKLGPDNSVFDPKAKLQVKKTLKVKVYMGDGWHSDFSQRHFDSFSPPDFYTRVGIAGVPADKVMKETRTKQDDWSPVWDEEFIFPLTVPELALLRVEVNEHDISRNDDFAGQNCLPVWELRPGIRAIPLFNRKGEKYNSVRLLMRFEFI, encoded by the exons ATGAGT GTTTACCAGGATATGACTGCCCCATTGTCTCATTATTTCACCTATACTGGTCATAATTCATACCTGACTGGTAACCAAATCAATAGCGACTGTAGTGTTGTCCCAATAGTAAAGGCATTGAAGAGAGGTGTAAGAGTAGTGGAGCTTGATATGTGGCCAAGTGATGACACGACTCATGGTGTTCATGTTTACCACGGATG GACCCTGACTACTCCAGTGGAAATTATTGAATGCTTGAAATCCATTAGGGAGCATGCCTTTTCTGCATCACCATACCCTGTCATAATCACTCTTGAAGACCACCTTACCCCAGATCTCCAGGCTAAAGTAGCCCAG ctGATCACGCAAACATTTGAAGATATGTTGTTTTATCCTCAACCTGAACGTTTAAAAGAGTTCCATTCGCCAGAAGAACTGAAATATCGGATTATTATTTCAACCAAACCTCCAAAGGAATACCTGAAAGCTAAAAGTGAAAAGGGAAATAAGCCACATGAAGAAAATGATTCTGATGAAGATGCTTGGGCTAAGGCACCATCAGACCTCACAACTGATCAAGAAGTTGATACG AGTGGTAGTGATTCAAGTCCTGATGAGGATAATGATGACTGTGAATCACGTCCACCAGGAGTATGTACATACAAGAGTCTAATTGCTATTCATGCTGGAAAACCCAAGGGTGGTCTAAAGGAGGCATTAAAAGTTGAACTTGAGAAAGTTAGACGCCTTAGTTTGAGTGAACAAGCACTTGAAAAGGCTTCTTCATCTCATGGAACGGATGTTATTAG ATTTACTCAAAGAAATATCTTAAGGGTGTACCCAAAGGGTACTCGCCTTAACTCCTCCAACTACAACCCGCTAATTGGTTGGATGCATGGAGCTCAAATGGTTGCATTTAATATGCAG GGATATGGTAAATATCTTTGGTTGATGCATGGGATGTTTAGATCCAATGGAGGTTGTGGTTATGTGAAGAAGCctgattttttaatgaaattgggtCCAGATAATTCAGTGTTTGATCCCAAAGCAAAATTGCAAGTGAAGAAGACTTTAAAG GTGAAGGTTTATATGGGAGACGGGTGGCATTCGGATTTTTCACAAAGACACTTTGATTCGTTTTCACCTCCAGATTTTTACACGAGG GTTGGCATAGCAGGAGTGCCAGCCGATAAGGTAATGAAGGAAACAAGGACAAAACAAGATGATTGGTCTCCTGTTTGGGATGAAGAATTTATATTTCCATTGACTGTTCCTGAACTAGCTTTGCTTCGAGTTGAAGTTAATGAGCATGACATTTCTAGGAATGATGATTTTGCTGGCCAAAATTGTTTGCCAGTTTGGGAATTAAGGCCAGGGATCCGTGCAATCCCCCTTTTTAACCGTAAAGGAGAGAAGTACAACTCAGTGAGGCTACTTATGCGATTTGAGTTTATCTGA